In the Tenrec ecaudatus isolate mTenEca1 chromosome 16, mTenEca1.hap1, whole genome shotgun sequence genome, one interval contains:
- the SFXN4 gene encoding sideroflexin-4 isoform X2, producing the protein MDKPNTKLTCMCPLLKSTVHPDSGKLIPAPFRPAAFLPFMGPMVFLSMMPSRGLKTMILPQFSLYTYLTSFNIFNGNTSYHDHPRENLLLGAGVVASSTFFGILPHLAQLRYALSNPALSLLVRRVLPVFFLAQVSAVNVLASRKQELAQGIKVMDKEGNVVGHSRRAGEKAIKETALSRMVLFGASACVPEVVSYFFKRTRFFLQQPLSLWAVRLSCSYLALGLMVPVSFSMFPQVGQIQCSRLEEAIQSSTRETELFYHRGV; encoded by the exons ATGGACAAACCTAACACTAAGCTGACCTGTATGTGCCCTCTCTTGAAGTCAACAGTACACCCCGACAGTGGCAAGCTGATCCCCGCTCCTTTCCGACCTGCAG CTTTCCTGCCTTTCATGGGGCCCATG GTGTTTTTATCAATGATGCCATCTAGAGGGTTGAAGACCATGATTTTACCCCAG TTTTCCCTCTACACCTACCTGACATCGTTCAACATCTTCAACGGGAACACCAGCTAC CATGATCACCCACGAGAGAACCTCTTACTGGGGGCTGGAGTCGTTGCCTCCTCAACCTTCTTTGGA ATACTTCCTCACTTGGCACAGCTGAGGTATGCCCTGAGCAACCCTGCCCTGAGCCTTTTAGTCCGACGAGTCCTCCCGGTCTTCTTCCTGG CCCAAGTCAGTGCGGTCAATGTGCTGGCATCTCGAAAGCAGGAGTTGGCGCAGGGCATCAAAGTCATGGACAAGGAAGGCAACGTCGTTGGCCACTCCAGAAGGGCCGGGGAGAAG GCCATCAAGGAAACAGCCTTGTCCAGAATGGTGCTCTTTGGGGCCTCTGCCTGTGTCCCAGAAGTCGTGTCCTACTTTTTCAAAAG GACCCGGTTTTTCCTGCAGCAGCCGTTGTCACTTTGGGCTGTGAGGCTGTCCTGCAGCTACCTTGCCCtggggctgatggtgcctgtctccTTCAGCATGTTTCCCCAGGTCGGACAG